The genomic stretch CTGTTCAAACACGCAGCTGGCCTGGAAGCAAAAAATatagttttataattaatttttatattatattttgccACTCACTCACAAGTTAATTAATGtttaaatgaagaaaaatagcCACTATAAATACCTGTCCATTTattcatcatatattcatatggCAACTTGAAAACAGTGTATTTACATCAAAATAACCAATGAGCAAAGAGTAAAGAGCTGTTTCAGGTTCTCATGTATTTTTATCAAATGAAGCAGTAATCTGCTATATCAGAAAGAAGAATTTTGTACTGCTAACATACTGTAAAATTGCCATAAATAAGAaacaaaaaggggaaaagagtaTAAAATAAAACCCTAGTGAAAATGTCTATAGGTTGGGAAGACTTGGCAAATTGGTTTCTATTTAACCATTTACCACATCAATCACATGTTATTTCTAGTTTCAGAGGTCAGAGGATACTTTACACCATTAATGAAGGACGCCAAAAATATAAATCAACCTTATTTTTTGTCCTATAATATTTGTAGAAGAAACTCCAAGCATTTCTTGACTAAAGATGTGCCTGTGTATGCTCGGGTTTGTGGCTGAACTCATAATCGAGATGGACGAAGGCACGCTCAATATCAGGCAGCAGTTCCAGTTTCTCTTGTAAGGACTCCCCGATGTCGTGGGCCTCTTGCAGGGGCATTTTTGCAGGCAAGACGATGTCAACTTCAACGAAGTAGTGTGAACCGAAGGTGTAAGCCCTGACAGTGTCTATGTGCCTTATGGCTTTGTGATGATTCCAACATAGGTATGTCACTTTTTGTAAGTATTCCGGGGAAGCTGACTTGCCAACGAGGGAGTTCACGTTCTCCAGCACTGTCAGTGACCACGTTCGGATGGTGTATATGGCCAGCTGCATGACACAAAAAATGCTGAAAAGGGGGAGTATGCGTGCTGGGTTGGGAAGCAGGGCCAGGGTCGTGATATGATCGAGTTTATGGGATGTGATAGAAAGTAGATAATGCACCATTACTTACAATGATAGCACCAACGGGATCCATCCAATCACTGACGTAGTTAGCAAGCAATGCAGCAATAAGACCTATGACGTTGGTGATAACGTCAAAGAAGTGGTCTTGAGCATACGCTTTGACAATCTCGTTGGTAAAGGATCGACAATAGATCACCAAAACTAGTTTCACCAGAGTTACATAAACCATAATGCCAACTACCCATAGCTCCTGTTCCTTTGTAAGGTTAAAATCCAAATCCTGTAAAAAGGTAATGTTTCAATCAAGCAAAACACCACATCAGACCAGAGACTTCTCCCCTCATTGTATACCTCCACTGAGTTCCATaaccactataaaaaaaaaaggtta from Ipomoea triloba cultivar NCNSP0323 chromosome 12, ASM357664v1 encodes the following:
- the LOC115999205 gene encoding metal tolerance protein 11-like isoform X2 produces the protein MDSPIEEEDNVAEYYQQQVEMLEGFNEMDALADHGSLPGMSKEEREKLAKSETAAIRISNVANMILFAAKIYASVRSGSLAIIASTLDSLLDLLSGFILWFTAFSMKTRNPYKYPIGKNRMQPLGILVFASVMATLGLQIILESVRTLLSNDLDFNLTKEQELWVVGIMVYVTLVKLVLVIYCRSFTNEIVKAYAQDHFFDVITNVIGLIAALLANYVSDWMDPVGAIILAIYTIRTWSLTVLENVNSLVGKSASPEYLQKVTYLCWNHHKAIRHIDTVRAYTFGSHYFVEVDIVLPAKMPLQEAHDIGESLQEKLELLPDIERAFVHLDYEFSHKPEHTQAHL